The stretch of DNA AATTCCTTCTCTGGAGAAATCCCCGATCTTGATCTTCCAAAGCTGAGTCAACTCAACTTGTCCAACAACAAGCTCGTCGGTACAATACCAAAGTCTCTTCAAAGATTCCAAAGTTCAGCCTTTTCTGGCAACAACACTACCGAGAGGAAGAAGGAACAACAACACAAGATTCCTTTCGGGTTAAACCAGATTGCTTTCCTACTGATTCTGGCTGCAGCTTGCGTGTTAGGTGTCTTTGGGTTCTCCGTTATAATGATCGCTTGCTGCCTACGGAAGAAATGCTTCCCAGGGAAACTGAGGAAGAGAGACTCGTCTTCTGCTCCTCCAGGAAACTGGACGTCTAGAGATGATAACACTGAAGAAGGCGGGAAGATCATATTTTTCGGGGGAAAAAACCATTCCTTTGATTTAGATGATTTGCTAACCTCATCTTCAGAAGTTTTGGGGAAGGGTGCTTTTGGGGCAACCTATATGGTAACAATGGAGGACATGAGCACGGTCGTAGTGAAGAGACTGAAGGAAGTTGTAGTTGGAAGACGAGAGTTCGAGCAGCAAATGGAGATCATTGGTATGATCAGACATGAGAATGTAGCTGAGCTTAAGGCTTACTACTATTCCAAAGACGATAAGCTCGCTGTTTATAGCTATTACAGTCAAGGAAGCCTCTTCGAATTACTGCACGGTTAGTTACTCTTTCACTTTCTCATTCTTATGTTTAGTCAAAAGCAACAATgagtaaacaacaaaaagtttcaattttgattgCAGGAAACAGAGGAAGGTATCGTCGAGTACCGTTAGATTGGGATGCAAGATTGAAAATAGCAACTGGGGCAGTGAGAGGGCTGGCTAAAATCCATGAAGGGAACAATGGTAAACTCATCCACGGGAACATCAAGTCCTCAAACATCTTCTTAGACTCACAATGCTATGGCTGCGTAGGCGATCTTGGCTTGACGACAATCATGAGATCTCTGCCTCAAACCACTTGCCTTAATTCAGGTTACCACGCACCTGAAATAACAGACACGAGAAGAAGCACACAGTCTTCAGACGTATACAGCTTCGGTGTGGTTTTACTCGAGCTCTTGACAGGGAAATCACCAGTAAGTCCAGCGGCATTAGTAACAACACAAGGCGAAAACATGGATTTAGCTAGCTGGATAAGAAATGTGGTGGCGAATGAGTGGACAGGGGAGGTTTTTGACATGGAGATACTGAGTCAATCAGGTGGTTTCGAGGAAGAAATGGTAGAGATGTTGCAAATAGGATTGGCTTGTGTTGCTCTGAAGCAACAAGATCGACCTCATATATCTCAAGTTTTGAAATTGATTGAAGATATTCGATCAACTGATGCAGAATGAGAGAACAAACACAAAGTTGTAGCCTTTTAAAGCAATTCTTTTATTGAATTTGAGAAGTGAAATGCTATTTGAGTGATTGGTTACAGTAAACAGAgcagattttgtaaaaaaaaagaatgaaactttgaattataaattcagaaacaaatacAAATCCATTTCATATATCGAGAAAAGAACATAACTGAAAGCAACAGtactaaggaagaagaagattcaaaagGGACTGATAAGCTGAAAGAGATGAGGTTTAGGATCTGAATTCAtgccgatgatgatgatgagagggATGAGACCATAGTGAGTGGCGACTTTGGCTTTCTTCAATGACCAGTTTGTCCAATCCTTGATGACCTCGAACTTGGAAGACAcagacgaggaggaggaggaagaagttgaagttgatCCTCCCTTTGatccttttgttgtttttccttTGAATTTTAGCTTCAACGGACCCTTAGCCGCCATTGATTCtgatctctatctctctttgtgTCAGTCAGTACTTTGGGAAGACGAAATGTCGATTTCGCtggaagacaaacaaaaaccctaaggGTTTAAGGCTAATCCCTTTTTAAAGCATGTATGAAACACTCTACCTCACTCAGAGGTTCtcctttttaattatttatatccaaaattaattattattctctGGCTGGCTGGAAAATAGCTGGCAATTATTAATTCAGGAGGTCATtataaatatcttctttttattttattttattttattttaattattattttatatttgctTTTAGGTCTCTCAAATCAAAGGTTCTCTCTTcatctctgtctctttctcaGAAATCAGCTGCAGGAGTGAATCGTGAAGCGAGTTTTGGAGGATCTGTTTTGAGGTaataaaagcttttttttttttgttctgaaagTTTTTTTCAACCTTAACTCGTTCCTTTGTTTCGTTTATCCTTTTACGTTACTGAATCTGAatcgatctagggtttttttgtttcttaggaTTGGATCTAAGGAGTTTGTTGAGAAATGGCTTCGAAACGGATCTTGAAAGAGCTCAAGGATCTTCAGAAGGATCCTCCAACCTCCTGCAGTGCTGGTTTGtacttcatctcttcttctctttctctttgttgttcTAGATcttatatctaaaataaaaagtgaaatctttttgtgttttaatcacTGAGAACATAGTTTCTCTAGAGATCTTGAGTATACCCAGTTGAAATTTGAGTCTCTTTCTTAGAATCGTACATACTTACTGATGGGTGAAGTGACTATAAATCAATAAGATAACTGTtaaaagttgagatttttttttcttactagaAGCTTCTGGGTACTGATTTTAGATCTATCTTATGATCATAGATTCATAGTTTTGGAGATAGCAAttgaaaattgatattttttttttccttaggaTTGAGCTTTTGGTGCATATCATAGATTTCAATCATTTCATCCTGCTTGTTTATCTAAGTATACATTAATGGATATCACAAACTTGTTCCTCGCAATGAGGGTCCGGATCTTCTTTACTGTAACACCGTTTCAGATCAGGATAAATGGACGGTCTTACTTGTTCTTCAGTTTTGAGTAGAAAGCTGTTAAGtctttttgttagttttatctATTGTATTTGGGTGTTATACGTGTCTTTTAAATTGTGAAAGTGTAGAATGAATTGGTATTGTTGGTCCCCATAGAGTCAGAGGTTGTTTTAGTAGATTCTCAAACTGCTCATTGCATTCTTCTGCTAGAGAAGTCTCAATAAACTGCTTTCGCATGAGTCTTTCTGTGTTATTGTGTGTATTCCTGTTAATGCCTTATCAAAGctaaactttctattttttttttcttgtatgaaCCATTGTGAATCCTCAAGGCCCTGTTGCGGAAGACATGTTTCATTGGCAAGCTACGATCATGGGTCCGTCCGAGAGTCCTTATTCAGGCGGTGTCTTTCTCGTGACCATTCACTTCCCTCCGGATTATCCCTTCAAACCACCAAAGGTGAATATCATTTTCACCAAATTGACATCATTGAATGGGTTCTAGTGGAATTGAAATGAACCTTTTTCCCTTGCAGGTTGCGTTTAGGACCAAAGTGTTTCATCCTAATGTCAACAGCAACGGGAGCATTTGCCTCGACATCCTGAAAGAACAATGGAGCCCTGCACTCACCATATCAAAGGTGAAAAAAAACACTCGTTTACCAATAGCAATAGAGATATAGATAATGAATCTACTCTGATTTTAATCCGATCTTATTGTGAACTTATAGGTGTTGCTTTCGATCTGTTCATTGTTAACGGACCCAAACCCAGATGATCCTTTGGTTCCTGAGATTGCTCACATGTACAAAACCGACAGAGCCAAGTATGAGTCTACTGCCCGAAGCTGGACTCAGAAGTATGCAATGGGATGAAGTTTGATCCCTGAAGACTCGGTTttaagagagggagagagaaagagagagagaggacttCTTTCACATAGGATCTTCCATGAAATAAGTTAGATTCCTATGCTTGATCTCCTTGTTTCAAACATCTTtgatgcaaacaaaaaaaaaaaaaaaaacacatttcgTCTCCTCTTTTATCcctttgtttcatttctttgtttttcatgCAACTACTAAGAAAAGTATTATGTAAAGCTGGAcgaagttaagaaaaaaaaaatgaactatttTGAAAGTGTTAACTTTTATATGAACTATACTAAGATAGGTTGAAAGTTTTTGGAAAAGGGTTATGATAAATAAGTTGTTTTTGCATTACACAAACACAATCCACGTTATTACACGAAACccaaaactagcatttctaTAAATTCCTAAAGCTTATATTAGCTAGCATTACTTTTGGGCTATATTTACATAACAGCTAAATTATGTTCATGTTGCTAAAAGAAGCTAAAACGCCAATGCCATACAATGGGAACCCTTAATTATTCTATAAATACTTAAGAGATCCTCTTAGAAAACAAGACGAAtcccaaacaaacaacaagacaTGATGAAGATCGTAGCATTGTTCCTTATCGCATTCGTCATAGTCTCGGCATCATTCCCTCCTCCAACAGAAGCTACCGCTGCCAGCGGCAGTACTTCCAAGAGGAGTGGAGAAGCATGTGATACAACTCCGAAAAAGTTGAATGCGCTTCAGCTTTGCTTTGACGGTATGTCTCGGGGATTGGAGCTGCCGAACTCATGTTGTGAGACAATGAATGAGACCCAAGACTGCCTGTGTGATGAAATTAAACACCGTGTCACCTTGAATAGAAGTGTCATTAGATCCCATCTCAAATCTTGTGGTGTTCCCGAGCCCAAATACAAAGAGTGCACTATTCCCGAGAGGAGTGGAGAAGCATGTGGTACAACTCCGAAAAAACTGAATGCGCTTCAGCTTTGCTTTGACGGTATGTCTCGGGGATTGGAGCTGCCGAACTCATGTTGTGAGACAATGAAAGAGACCCAAGCATGCATGTGTGATGAAATTAAACACCGTGTCACCCTCAGTAAAAGTGTCATTAGCTCTCAGCTCAAGTCTTGTGGTGTTCCCGAGCCCAAATgttgaaaataataacaatgtGGTGCCAACACCCAACCATATACCGAAGATACGTTGAGTCGTGTCTTTGACTCTCTTTCTTGTTAGGAACATTGTCTTCacctttctcatttctcttgtttgtaagaagaattaattaatgattccacatatatgtatatttttttaaaaaaactaaagaatataAGGTTGACTTTGATATATATCTACCATTAAAATCTTGTCTTCTTATTACATTACTTTGATTGAGACCACCAACACAATACAGCAAAAACGTTGGAACAAACTACCCATTGAACTTGTGAGATTGAGGAACAAACTACCCATTTTCTCAATGGTTATTTATTGCTTTACGTTCTGAAATTAAAGCAAGACCACTCACCTTTTGATATCCTTCAACTCACGGTACATGAGAGACAAATGATTGGAAGTTTGGACATGTTGTTGCTTAGCGCGCGGAACATGTTGGCTTTTAAATTTTTGGAGAAGACTCATTTATACTTGGTCTACGTAGAAAAATTGTGAAATTGAAAGATACGATtatatcacaaatttaaataataatttccgAGTCGTCTAGTTTTTCCAGTTTAATGGAACCATTAAGCGCTGCCTCTACTTATCTTAATAAAATGGGAGGAGCGTGATTATAATTACCTGTGAGGTACTTATATGATCAAGGCACTTTTTGAAGACGTAAAACagaaagtatatttttttcttttcaatatggACTTTCACTTTAACATCTTCATCTTTGctgtatttttttagaaaaataattcttaatttaCTTTATGAAATGGAACGCGGCAGCATAAGCCTTATATCATATAACAACAGAACATCAATAAATTGTAGATATTGGTTCGAAGTGTTTGGTAATGGGTTgtcatttgaattttttttttgtttgtttcaattgttaaaattgaggtttgtatgaaatttaatttttcgtTTAATTTATGCATGTctcattaattttctttatatatttaaccTGATAAGTAGATGTAAAATTTAGTAATTGATTTCTAATCAaccaattaaaatttcaaaaataattaaaattattttcatattaaaataatcTATTACATGGATCCTAATTTAGTATTTCTATAAATTTCTCAAACTCAATGTGGAAAAGCGATTTAGCCTTACATTTAGGCTATAtttaaataacaattatttatGGTCAGGTTTATTAACAAAAACACGTTCATTACGCAATACCATACAATTGGAATCCTtaattatctaatatatatatacctaatcAAGTTCTCAATTTTTATCTTAGGAATAAATCTGAAGTATTAATCTGCTATAGATATAtctaaacaaataaactatCCATGAAGACCGTCGCGTTGTTGCTCATCACATTCGTCGTACTCTTTGCATCGTTACCTCTTCCGATAAA from Camelina sativa cultivar DH55 chromosome 9, Cs, whole genome shotgun sequence encodes:
- the LOC109126528 gene encoding mitochondrial import receptor subunit TOM7-2-like, coding for MAAKGPLKLKFKGKTTKGSKGGSTSTSSSSSSSVSSKFEVIKDWTNWSLKKAKVATHYGLIPLIIIIGMNSDPKPHLFQLISPF
- the LOC104716089 gene encoding putative inactive receptor-like protein kinase At1g64210 — translated: FSLILCFVQISSSQTLEEDKKALLDFLSHLSSSHLLWNQSSPVCHRWTGVTCNANRDRVVSVRLPAVGFNGLIPPFTISRLSSLKVLSLRNNHFTGDFPSDFINLNNLTHLYLQHNRLSGPLPSILSELKNLKVLDLSNNGFNGSIPASLSGLTSLRVLNLANNSFSGEIPDLDLPKLSQLNLSNNKLVGTIPKSLQRFQSSAFSGNNTTERKKEQQHKIPFGLNQIAFLLILAAACVLGVFGFSVIMIACCLRKKCFPGKLRKRDSSSAPPGNWTSRDDNTEEGGKIIFFGGKNHSFDLDDLLTSSSEVLGKGAFGATYMVTMEDMSTVVVKRLKEVVVGRREFEQQMEIIGMIRHENVAELKAYYYSKDDKLAVYSYYSQGSLFELLHGNRGRYRRVPLDWDARLKIATGAVRGLAKIHEGNNGKLIHGNIKSSNIFLDSQCYGCVGDLGLTTIMRSLPQTTCLNSGYHAPEITDTRRSTQSSDVYSFGVVLLELLTGKSPVSPAALVTTQGENMDLASWIRNVVANEWTGEVFDMEILSQSGGFEEEMVEMLQIGLACVALKQQDRPHISQVLKLIEDIRSTDAE
- the LOC104714783 gene encoding ubiquitin-conjugating enzyme E2 28, whose product is MASKRILKELKDLQKDPPTSCSAGPVAEDMFHWQATIMGPSESPYSGGVFLVTIHFPPDYPFKPPKVAFRTKVFHPNVNSNGSICLDILKEQWSPALTISKVLLSICSLLTDPNPDDPLVPEIAHMYKTDRAKYESTARSWTQKYAMG